The Pirellulales bacterium DNA window GCGGGACCGCGAGACACCCGAGCCAACTCCCGGCAAAACGGTTGCCCCCCCGGACTTCCACCTCTGGACCGGCGAGAAGGCTGCTGACGAATTTGAAATCGCGTAACCGTCGAAACGACCCCTCAAAACCGTAGCCGAGATTGATTAAGTACACCGCCGTCAGCAAGGCAGCCGACAACTGACGCGCTTCGGGCCACCGGCTTCGCCTCGTCCGCGTCCGGTGGTTGACCAAAGCCCAAACCAGCCACAGTGCGGGCAGCAGAGGGAACAGCACGATCCAGGTGGTTTTTGCCAATTCAGCGAATCCGAGGGCGGCTCCGGTCGTCAACGCGCGAAGCCAGCATGGATCCGCAAGCCAGCGATGAAAGCAGTAGCCGCACATGACGCCCAAGGCCGCCGCACCGGCGTCTGGCGTGATCATCGCCGCGTTGCCTAAGATATTGGGTGAGAACGACCAAAGCGCCGCGGCCACAATGCCCGGCGCCGGCCCGTAAAGCCATCGCGCCCACCGATAGCAGAAATAACCGCCGACCAGGCTAAACGGGATGCAGGCCCAGCGCGCCAACGTGAAATACCAGAAGACTTTGGCGCCGTTAGCTTTGACGAACGCGTCGCCAACCGCGAATTCGGCACGGTTGCCCGGATCGAAACTGTATGATGACCAATCGGTTTTCGCGCCGGCAACAACCACCGGGATCGCGGCGACCGATCGCACCAGCGGAGGGTTCACGCGATAAAGGTCGAACCGTGCGAAAAGCAAGTGGCTGATGCCCGCGGGGAGATGGGCCACTTCATCGATCGTGGGGCTGTTGCGATAATCGATCCATGCTAAAAGCAGGGCGTGCGTGGCGAGGATTGCTGCGACAACGCATGAAGCTCGGTCCCCAAAGCCACGGCGGGCGTCACGAAGCGCCGAACGAACATGCCCGACCAAAAGTCAACCTCAACAGTCAGTGAAAACGTCGCGAGCGGATGCTCCATGATAGCCGGTTCGAACGCAACGGGAAATACGCCGGCCATTGGCTTGTGCGACGCTTCTTCGATTCGCGACCGGCGGGTCGATTTTATTCGCGGAGCCGCATTGCTGCTGATCTACAGCGACCACATATCCGGAAACCTGCTCGCTGAGTATACGCTCTACTCGGTGGGCTTCGCCGACATGGCGGAGGTTTTCGTCTTCATATCAGGGTACGTAGGCGGAATCGCCTATTACAGACGGATGTCGGCGAAGGGCTTTTGGTCATGTCAAAAGAAGGCGCTCTATCGGGTTGGCCAACTCTATTTTGCTCATTTGGCGTCGGTGGCTGTTCTGATTTTGGTCTTGGCACTCCACCAATATGCACGCTCCCCCGGCGGCGCCGTTGTCCCGTGGTATCGCAGCGTCGAAGCGACGCCCGCGCAATCCTTGATTGATCTTGCGCTCCTACGAGGCTACCCACAGCACTTGGCAATCCTTCCGCTCTACATGGTCTTGCTGCTGGTCTTGCCCTCGGCGCTCGCCGCCGGCCGAAGGTCTATTGCGATCCCGGTCACCGTCTCGCTTCTTCTTTATCTCGCGGTTCCGGTATTTCCGCGATTGTTTGGCGTCCCGCGTCGCTGGGAGGCCGCCTGTTTTTTCAACCCATTCGCTTGGCAGCTTCTCTTTATGACGGGTGCGTTGCTCGGCACCTCCCCCGCGGCGAAACGGTTTATTCCGCGGAGCCCACTCGCATTCTTCTTAGGGGTCGCACTCATCCAGGCGTCGCTACTCATGCAAATCGCCTACCCGCGGCATTTAATTCCCTTGATCGACAAGCAGGACATGCAACCACTCCGCCTTGTGTTTTTCTTCTGCATGCTGGTCGTGGGGCGCTGCCTGCTTCGGGGCGAGCGACCGGCCCCCAACTTCTGGGATAGCCCTCTCGCACGACCGATCGTTCGGTGCGGCGAAAGCCCGTTGCCGGTATTTTGCGCCGGTGCCGTCCTGTCAACCCTGGCTAGTTGGCTGATCAACATGCACCAGCTTGGCCTTGTGGCGCAGATGCTGATCAACTTCGCGGGTTGGTTGGCGTGCTTCGCCGTCGCCACCGTGGCGAGTCGCGCGCGTTTGTGGCTGCGAGGCGAGGCACGACACGCAGCCGCAGTCCCGCTTCACGTCTAGCATCTTGAGTTCGCACGCTAATCGGTTTTGACAAACGAAACGCGCACGAAGTCTTCTGGAGAGCGGGACGCGTGAGCGTCCCGGTAAGCCCACGATACGAAGAGGCTATTTGGTGCGATGCCGCTCTGCGATCATTGTATTACCGGGAGGCTCACGCATCACGCATCCCGCTCGCGTGCCGGTAGGACTACGCGCCTAGTTTCTCAAAACCGATCAGGACGGCGCAGATCGAGCAGACAATCGCCGCTCAGTGGCGGGATGGCCGGGCAGCGCGTCACGTCTCTATAACTTGGTGATCGGCGCGAGAACCAAATTCCTGGCCTCCTCGAGTCCGGTAACGCCATACCGAACCAATTGATATGAGCGTCAAACCAAGTGCGAGCAAAACAGTCGGCCTTGCAACCGAATGTCGCCGTGGGACGAGAATGTATCCGGAAAAATCCGAGACGAAGCCGCGTTCTGGATCCCACTGGAATGTTTCACGCATCGGGTCGATGGTCGCCAAGTTCTGCTTTACGCTGTCGCGCCCGACGACCACGACGAAATGCCCTGTTTTTGCTTTCAGTCCCGAGATGCCGTGAAGAATGAAGGGGAACGGAACGTCGGCTAACTCATTCGGATGGACGAAACGAACGTCCGCTGGCACGTCAAATGCGCTTGCCGCGTCCGACAGATCTGCCATGGTGCATCCGCGGACGGGGTCGCACTTCACTCGGTCCTTTACCTGGTCCAAGGTGACGTTCTTTCCGAGCAGCTTAAGGAGCACGAAGAGCGAGTTTGGCCCACAGGCGTTCATCTCCAGCCATGCTGGCTTCCATAACCACTCGCCTTTATCGTCCACCATTTTCGCATGATCGCGCGCGGGCCACATGACAGCATGTTCCCGGGCGGTGGCGCCAGCGGCGAAGTTGCAGATAGCGACCAGGACGGCCGCGGCGGCCTTCTTGCGACGCAAGAAAACGTAGATCGCCACCAAAGCAAGGAGAAGCGCGTTAACAATGATGATTGGACCGATGATGCCGGTCCGCCGCGTCACGCGTGCGGACTCCTTTGCCTCGCCCAACGCTTTCTCAAACGGGTCACCTTGCTCATCCGTTACCGTGTAGTTGATTTTTCGAATTTGATCGGTCACGTGCGTACCAACCGGGAGTTGTACGGAGATAAGGCCTTCTGGGGCCCGGGAAAGGTCAATGTGGCTTACTTCGTACGTCGACCGGTTGGCGACCGTGTCCCATTCTGCCTCGGTCACTGTTTCCGGCGCCACGTAGCTATCGACGACTTGCCGAAAGCACAACCAAAGGCCCGGTTTGATCTCCCTAAAGTCGGAATTATCTACTTGTCGCGCGCGGGGTCCATTCACCTTCCAACGAAAAATTCGGCGATGCACCGCGAAACCGTGGTCTACGTCGACCCAGATTTTGTCCATGCCGGGCCATTCGATGACCCAGCAAGTGTTGCCATCAACCGGCTCTGGTTCCCGGAGCACCTTGTACTCTGCTGCGTTCGCGCTCAAGAAATCTGGCAACAGGGGCCTGCGCAAGAACTGATGAAGCATCGATTTCTTATCGCGCGCTGCCTCGTCGTATGACCTACCAATCGACTCAATGACCTGCCGGTAAGGGTTAAACCCGGCGTTCTCGAGGTGGTGCCAGCCGTGGAGGACATTGAAATTGTCCTTGGGTGCAAGAAAGACATATCGGTTCTCTTGCGTCCAATCCAACGACACGCCGCCTCTTAAGATATACACGCGCGGCTCAGCGGACACCGATACCTCTGGGGTTTCCATCGGATCCAAGGATCTCGCCTCTTGATACCATGCGCTGCCGTTGCGACCAAGGAGCCATTCGACGCGTTGCAGCGCGCCCGTAGCTCCCATGTTAAGCGATTCGATACGCGTGTATCTCAATGTGAGCTTGCCGGACTCAAAGAAGGCACGCTCGGCACGGCTCAGGCCGTCGGTTATGAATTCGACGCTCGGCGGCTCAACGTCACGTCCGTACACAGCATACGACATTATTACCAACACTATCACCGGCACGCTACTGATTCTCATGATTCCGAGAGCGCAAAGGTCGATTCACACCTTACACCACCCAACCGCTCACGATCGCTCGAGGCGCCGCCAACTTCTGCCAGCACGGCCGGAGCGTAGCTGAGCCGTGCCGGCAGCGAACATCAGCGCTCAGTGATCAACTGCCCGCACAATGCTTGGTCAGGTTGAGCGGCGTGTACAAGCACTTATTCCCCACGATGCAGGGAATCGGTCTACCCTCAGGCGAACCCAGCGGGTAGTCATAGATTGATGGGACCATGACGATGATTCCGCAGTCGGTGCAAGCTGTAGTGGTGTTTGACTCATTAGGGGTATAGCACTGACCGCCCCAAACATTTGCCGCCTCGACAAGTGAAACAGCACGACCTGGATTAGCCGAAGGGAGCAGTCCCGCGCATAGAGGCGCCACAATACAGCAAAGGCCTATGGTGCGAATTCGTTTCATACTTTCTCTCCAAAACAAATGATCAAAGCTTTCGTACAGAAACTTCATAGTCGTCTATGTGCGGTGTGTGCGGTGTTGCCTCCTTTTCACTTGGATGTGGATGGAATGCCCCCGCCCTCAGAACGCCTCGGAACTCTGACTGCATTGAACGTCCAGCCCCCACCCCTGGAACGGCAAATTTTTCCGGCCTCCCAACAACGGGTCCACAGCGCATACGGGTCAACGCCGCGCAGTAGACATATCGCCCTCGCAGCATGGCTGCATGGTAAAAGCGATTTGATTGAACGCAGCCGCATTTCTGGCTGAGCGTTGATATCGGCGATTAGGGCTGCCGCCGCGCGTTTTACTACATCGCGGCTGGGGCGAGCCGATGAGGGCGCCAGCGCGATCCATTCAAGGTGGTGGCCCGCAATGGTAATCCTATCCATAACGTCGTCCCACCAAATGCGGTTGCACTCGTAGGCGCCGGGCCACGACAAATCCCAGCCGCCCTCAGGGCGCTGGGAGCGCTCCAGCAGCTTCGACAGGCGCGCGAGCCATTGCAGCGCCGCGCGGCGTGATGAGATTCGACAGAATTGGGCAATGGTCATCGCACCGCAGGATGACTGTTACGGCATAGGGTGTGTGGCACCCCCCACATGCACCTTTACCGTACGGCTGCAACAACAACTCGCCGAGGAGATCGTCAAACGAATGTATGGCGCCGAGTCGGTCTGTCCACGCACTCTCCGGAGCCAGCCAAAACGCAAGTGCAACCGCCATAAACTCTCCCTCGCCCGACAGCGTGAACCGAACGGTTGCGTCGCGCAATAGATCAGCTACTGTGCCTAGTCGTCCCGATTCCGTCTCTATCGGCGTCGACAGCGGCAGCCGAGCCTCGCCGAGCACCATTAGAAGCTGGCCGTGGTGCCCCTCACCGCCCGATCCCGCCGCATCTGCGGAGCCTGCCCTGACAACGCGGATGCCAAAGGGCGAATCAAGCAGGTAACTACCGCCGCCTGGAACGGTAGATGCATTGCAGAGCTTGTCGCTCAACAGGATCTGCGTTGCTGCCGCGCCGGACCAAGGTATCCCGAGCACTCGATCGGAGAAGGACGCGGCCGGTCCCCACAAGCGCAATTCGTGGAGCAGCAAGGTGACTGTCGGCGGGTTCCAGTTAGGGAGACTCGCGCACAGCGCCTCGACCGCTTGCGATTCGGTCACAACGTCCTCGAGCCCGGGAATTGGGTCGATCCTGAGCGGCTGCTCACGGGCCTTGACCTCGACGGTTCCAGCTATCGCTGCCGGGATGCTCGTCGCGGCATCTCCGCGCGTCCCATGAGCCAACCGCAGATCA harbors:
- the opgC gene encoding OpgC domain-containing protein; amino-acid sequence: MPDQKSTSTVSENVASGCSMIAGSNATGNTPAIGLCDASSIRDRRVDFIRGAALLLIYSDHISGNLLAEYTLYSVGFADMAEVFVFISGYVGGIAYYRRMSAKGFWSCQKKALYRVGQLYFAHLASVAVLILVLALHQYARSPGGAVVPWYRSVEATPAQSLIDLALLRGYPQHLAILPLYMVLLLVLPSALAAGRRSIAIPVTVSLLLYLAVPVFPRLFGVPRRWEAACFFNPFAWQLLFMTGALLGTSPAAKRFIPRSPLAFFLGVALIQASLLMQIAYPRHLIPLIDKQDMQPLRLVFFFCMLVVGRCLLRGERPAPNFWDSPLARPIVRCGESPLPVFCAGAVLSTLASWLINMHQLGLVAQMLINFAGWLACFAVATVASRARLWLRGEARHAAAVPLHV
- a CDS encoding cysteine peptidase family C39 domain-containing protein; translated protein: MRISSVPVIVLVIMSYAVYGRDVEPPSVEFITDGLSRAERAFFESGKLTLRYTRIESLNMGATGALQRVEWLLGRNGSAWYQEARSLDPMETPEVSVSAEPRVYILRGGVSLDWTQENRYVFLAPKDNFNVLHGWHHLENAGFNPYRQVIESIGRSYDEAARDKKSMLHQFLRRPLLPDFLSANAAEYKVLREPEPVDGNTCWVIEWPGMDKIWVDVDHGFAVHRRIFRWKVNGPRARQVDNSDFREIKPGLWLCFRQVVDSYVAPETVTEAEWDTVANRSTYEVSHIDLSRAPEGLISVQLPVGTHVTDQIRKINYTVTDEQGDPFEKALGEAKESARVTRRTGIIGPIIIVNALLLALVAIYVFLRRKKAAAAVLVAICNFAAGATAREHAVMWPARDHAKMVDDKGEWLWKPAWLEMNACGPNSLFVLLKLLGKNVTLDQVKDRVKCDPVRGCTMADLSDAASAFDVPADVRFVHPNELADVPFPFILHGISGLKAKTGHFVVVVGRDSVKQNLATIDPMRETFQWDPERGFVSDFSGYILVPRRHSVARPTVLLALGLTLISIGSVWRYRTRGGQEFGSRADHQVIET